Proteins found in one Fusobacterium sp. DD2 genomic segment:
- a CDS encoding glucosaminidase domain-containing protein has protein sequence MKNKILSSLFFVLFTVMSFQALGFELPEFSTSDIPKIKYKNVSLNSLEDIEKYKNTEDLYSFSNVNLDLNSLTMNQKKTVFVELLLPAIEVVNSEINHNKQIVKKLSKKEFLSEKEYRYAKSLFKKYRVPYGKWKELDDRLLIYPTSLILTQGALESAWGTSRFFKEGNNLFGIWSTNPNEPRIPAKGSRADGFRPHLKKYNSIKESVADIVLTLSRGNPYKKLRRFIRENKSPEEIAQGLASYSEEGELYVRKVISTLKRNNFTEYDS, from the coding sequence ATGAAAAATAAAATTTTAAGCAGTTTATTTTTTGTCCTGTTTACAGTAATGAGTTTCCAGGCTCTTGGATTCGAATTACCTGAATTCAGTACTAGCGATATCCCTAAAATAAAGTACAAAAATGTAAGTTTAAATAGTCTAGAGGATATAGAAAAATATAAGAACACAGAAGATTTATACTCTTTTTCAAATGTAAATTTAGACCTTAATTCACTTACTATGAATCAAAAGAAGACGGTATTTGTAGAGCTTCTTCTACCAGCTATTGAAGTTGTAAATAGTGAAATAAACCATAATAAACAGATTGTTAAAAAATTATCTAAAAAAGAGTTTCTTAGTGAAAAAGAATATAGATATGCAAAATCTCTATTTAAAAAGTATAGAGTTCCATATGGAAAATGGAAAGAGCTGGATGATAGACTTCTTATATATCCAACATCTCTTATATTAACTCAGGGAGCTTTAGAAAGTGCCTGGGGAACATCAAGATTTTTTAAAGAAGGGAATAATCTATTCGGTATATGGTCAACTAATCCAAATGAACCGCGTATTCCTGCTAAAGGATCAAGAGCAGATGGATTTAGACCACATCTGAAAAAGTATAACTCTATAAAGGAGTCAGTTGCAGATATTGTTCTTACTCTTTCAAGAGGAAATCCATATAAAAAATTGAGAAGATTTATAAGGGAAAATAAAAGCCCAGAGGAGATAGCTCAGGGTCTTGCATCATATTCTGAAGAGGGAGAGTTATACGTAAGAAAAGTTATCAGTACACTGAAAAGAAATAACTTTACAGAGTATGATTCATAA